The Oncorhynchus mykiss isolate Arlee chromosome 22, USDA_OmykA_1.1, whole genome shotgun sequence sequence AGTATGTTTTGATGGTGGTATTCTCATACAAAATTAGTTTGTTAATAATTTCACTGATCAATAAAGTAACCCTATGATGTTCTTTCCTCCTAACAGCACCGTGGAAACTTCAGGATGAGGATCTATGAGAGGGAGAACTTCGGGGGTCAGATGCACGAGATGATGGACGACTGTGACTCCATCCAGGAGCGTTACCGTATGTCAGACTGCCAGTCCTGCAACGTGATGGACGGCCACTGGCTGATGTACGAGCAGCCCCACTTCAGAGGCAGGCAGATGTACATGAGGCCTGGAGAGTACAGGAGCTTCAGAGAGATGGGCATGAGTGGCATGAGGTTCATGAGCATGAGGCGTATCACTGATATGTGTTAGACATCTCATATTGACCAAATAAAAGTGATTAGTAATCCGTAACATTTGAGTGTGCTACATTATTTCAAT is a genomic window containing:
- the LOC110501824 gene encoding gamma-crystallin M3-like; protein product: MSNTSMNMGRATFYEDRNFQGRSYECSSDCPDISSYMSRCQSCRVQSGCFMVYERPNYMGNQYFMKRGEYSDYQSMMGMSDGFRSCRMIPMHRGNFRMRIYERENFGGQMHEMMDDCDSIQERYRMSDCQSCNVMDGHWLMYEQPHFRGRQMYMRPGEYRSFREMGMSGMRFMSMRRITDMC